The DNA segment CCTGGTGTCAGGTTCCGGTATTGAAGGTGATGGCCACGCTGATTCGCGTACGCATCGACAAGTAAGTTTACTTTCGGTTTCCAGTATCGAAAAAATGAAGAAATTGGGTTTGGAAATCAAGCCAGGTGATTTTGCAGAGAATATTACCGTTTCAGGTCTGGAAGTTTTTAGTCTGCCGATCGGTACTCGTATAAAAATTGGCGATGAAGCGATTTTGGAAATCACCCAAATTGGTAAAGAATGCCACGATCACTGTGCCATTTTTAAAACAGTTGGTACATGTATTATGCCTGTCGAAGGTGTTTTTGCAAGGGTAATTACCGGTGGAGAGGTCTCAACTGGTAATACGATAGAACTGATTTAGAAAAGAGTTACCTTAACAGGCGCACCTTCTGAAACCTCTGTATTTTCCGGGACCGTAATATAACCGGAGGCATAAGCGGTTGCTGTGATGGCTCCCGATTCTTTTCCTGTTGGTCTTGCCCGGGTCCCATCCAATTCAACCGTAACAAACTGGCGCCTCTTGCTGGCACTAATCCGGCCAGCGAGAAATGCCTCTATGGTCCTGTTATCGTTCCCAGGCAGCCTTGCCAGTTTTCTGATTGCAGGTTTAAGTAGTATATATGCATTAATCAGGCAGGAGGTAGGGTAGCCTGGAAGAGCTAGTACTGGCTTACCTTTTACAACTGCAAATAATGTTGGTTTGCCTGGTTTGGCGTTAAGCCCGTGAAAAATAATTTGCCCCATAGACGCAAGTAATTCGCTCATATAATCCTTTTGGCCAACCGATGAACCCCCGGAAACCACAATCATATCCCCATTCAGAGCTTGTTCAAAACCTTGTTCAAGAGACTTTAAGGAATCGCCCAAGCCCGTCAGTTTTACAGGAAAACCACCACTCAAGCATATTAGCGAGCGAAGAGTGGTATTATTGACATCATATATTTGCCCTGGTCTTAATGCTTCCGGTGGTTGCGCCAATTCATCCCCGGTGGTAATTACCGGAACCACAGGTTTTGAATACACTTTTACCTGTTCGATGCCCTGCGAAGAAAGTACTCCTGCGCGAGCAGGGGAAAGAAGAGTGCCGGAATTTAATACAACTTTACCCGAACGAATGTCTTCACCGGCTGGAGCCACATTTTCAAACGACCTGACCGGCGAGTTAATAGAGATACAACCATCGCTGATAGAAGTGTTCTCAATTCTAATTACTGCGTCTGTGCCTGCCGGAATAACTGCTCCGGTTGCTATGTACATGCAACTTCTGGGTTGAACGTGATGGCTGGATATATCTCCGGCATAAATTTCCCCACTGATAATTAATTTAACCGTGTTTTGCTGCGAAGCTGACTTTGTATCGGCAGAATTAAGTGCGTAACCATCCATGGCGGCACGGTTAAAAGGGGGAACATTGTGAGTTGCTATTATATCTTCAGCCAGAACCCGGTTGGAAGCTTCGAGAATTTGCACCATCTCGGTGCGCTCAACTGGATTTAGTTGCTCAAGGATAAGAGTGAGCGCCTTGTCGGTAGATATCAGGTTATCGGCCCACTTCAACGTGATGCTTCCCTGACGAGATGACCGATTTCTGGTAATATTATTTGCTCCATGGCAAGTTTAACTGCTTTTAGAGAACCCGGGAGGCAAATAATTACCTTACTATCTATGGTGCCGGCAAGAGCACGGCTCATTATGCAGCCAGTACCAATTTCCTGATAACTCAAGGTACGGAAAAGCTCGCCAAAGCCATCCAGCTTTTTATCAAGCAGAGGCATCATAGTTTCAACAGTGATATCCCGCTTACTTAGTCCGGTACCGCCGCTGGCAATAATGATTTTAACCTCCGGGATGGATAGTAGTGAAGAAAAAGCCTCTTGTATATCAGAGGCATCGTTTTTTAACAGTTTGAAACCGGCAACTTTGTGCCCGTTTTCCTCAAGTAAACGGCAAATGAGCTTTCCAGATTCATCACTAACAGTAGTACGAGAATCGGAAATCACTAAAACACCGGCAGTGATGCAGGAAGGTGATGCTTGTTTATGTTCATCGTAGGCCATTATTGAACCTCCATCCAGTTATTATAACTCACGCAAACAGATGCTACCAAATGCGTGTGTAGCAGTCTTGATTTTTTAACCCCTGAATGTATACTATAAATGAGGTTATGGAGGTTGAATTTGTATAACAAAATGCTTGTTCCGCTGGATGGTTCGGCTCTTTCTGAGGTGCTGATTGACTATGCTGCCAAGGTTGCATCTATTACCGGGTTGGAAACTGTAATGTTTAATGTTCTCCCGCCTGAAGAGAAATCGGTGCTCCCGATGCATCAGGCATATGTTGATATGGCTGCAGAAAGAATTATTCACAATGGCCAGGAAAAAATGGTTAAAGCCTGGGGTGAAGTCGGCATCGGGAGCCCGGCGGA comes from the Dehalococcoidales bacterium genome and includes:
- a CDS encoding MOSC domain-containing protein, which produces MNKTAIVEAVCVSQVKGTKKSDVGKAVLVSGSGIEGDGHADSRTHRQVSLLSVSSIEKMKKLGLEIKPGDFAENITVSGLEVFSLPIGTRIKIGDEAILEITQIGKECHDHCAIFKTVGTCIMPVEGVFARVITGGEVSTGNTIELI
- a CDS encoding molybdopterin molybdotransferase MoeA, which codes for MKWADNLISTDKALTLILEQLNPVERTEMVQILEASNRVLAEDIIATHNVPPFNRAAMDGYALNSADTKSASQQNTVKLIISGEIYAGDISSHHVQPRSCMYIATGAVIPAGTDAVIRIENTSISDGCISINSPVRSFENVAPAGEDIRSGKVVLNSGTLLSPARAGVLSSQGIEQVKVYSKPVVPVITTGDELAQPPEALRPGQIYDVNNTTLRSLICLSGGFPVKLTGLGDSLKSLEQGFEQALNGDMIVVSGGSSVGQKDYMSELLASMGQIIFHGLNAKPGKPTLFAVVKGKPVLALPGYPTSCLINAYILLKPAIRKLARLPGNDNRTIEAFLAGRISASKRRQFVTVELDGTRARPTGKESGAITATAYASGYITVPENTEVSEGAPVKVTLF
- a CDS encoding MogA/MoaB family molybdenum cofactor biosynthesis protein, giving the protein MAYDEHKQASPSCITAGVLVISDSRTTVSDESGKLICRLLEENGHKVAGFKLLKNDASDIQEAFSSLLSIPEVKIIIASGGTGLSKRDITVETMMPLLDKKLDGFGELFRTLSYQEIGTGCIMSRALAGTIDSKVIICLPGSLKAVKLAMEQIILPEIGHLVREASR